A stretch of the Sulfuritortus calidifontis genome encodes the following:
- a CDS encoding PAS domain-containing protein, with amino-acid sequence MAQKITGQDAQKNKILLLECDPAVAQKIHMILSERGHQLVRVDSVTSMLSLIEAGEAAALLISADSLQDCPEALLDSLLQTARAQNPPLPTFYLSAKTDFDTRIWALRRGFSHFLGHPLDYSRLLRLLEKYSGMKVHDPYRVLLVDDDPVLLRMHTLILEEAGMATQAISDPVQALEATHAFGPELIILDLYMIGCQGTELAAILRDCDRFNDVPIIFLSSEDQPVKQLEAMTTGGDAFLAKPVDPEQLVNLINQRIQHARQLRLISRQLDSAMREVDARQRALDEHAIVSITDHLGNIIYANAKFCEISGYRQDELIGQNHRLIKSGLHDQAFYDEMWATIAQGHIWHGVVANRRKDGQVYWVASTIVPFMGEDGLPARYISIRTDITQLMEIEKALRESEDRLRLSQIFANIGTWDWDIQTGDLYWSDRIAPLFGYDDLVETNYQNFLNAVHPDDRQAVTDAVNACLEHDTPYDIEHRVVWPSGEIRWLLERGAVKRDKDGNPLHMLGVVQDITARKQAELALQESEQRLREAQRIAQIGHWTLDVASGRLHWSDEIYRIFGHEPGEFEPSYERFFEAVHPDDVLLVKASEARALQHEGGHSIDHRIVLPNGCVRWVHEEAHASFGPDGQPIQLSGTVQDITARKEVEAELQLAKQEAERANLAKSEFLSSMSHELRTPLNAILGFTQLLEIDDNLTAEQRDNIKEIVNAGKHLLSLIGEVLDLAKIEAGRMTLSIEAIHLDDLLQSCLSIIQPMAWKRGIAIQADFDRNRFKTVMADHTRLKQVLMNLLSNAIKYNRDGGQIEVNWSPAGNSMFRVSVRDTGPGIGPERLKDMFQPFSRLGAENTAVEGTGIGLVISKRLMEAMHGRIGVDSQEGVGSTFWIEIPVATSDLSVINGSTEQLQQHTVPQTGEHTVLYVEDNPANLKLMVNLLAKWPTVRLLTAHTGALGIEMAKSYRPDLILLDINLPELDGYGVLRELRHAAETRDIPVVALTANAMPKDIERGKAAGFQEYLTKPLDISNFYAVLGRLLT; translated from the coding sequence ATGGCACAGAAGATTACCGGGCAGGACGCACAGAAGAACAAGATCCTGCTCCTCGAATGCGACCCGGCTGTCGCCCAAAAAATCCACATGATCCTGAGCGAGCGCGGTCACCAGCTTGTTCGGGTCGATAGCGTGACCAGCATGCTGAGCTTGATCGAGGCCGGCGAGGCCGCCGCCCTGCTGATCTCGGCCGACAGTCTGCAGGACTGCCCCGAAGCCCTGCTCGACAGCCTGCTCCAGACCGCCCGCGCGCAGAACCCGCCGCTGCCGACCTTCTACTTGTCGGCCAAGACCGATTTCGACACCCGCATCTGGGCCTTGCGCAGGGGCTTTAGCCATTTTCTCGGGCATCCGCTCGATTACAGCCGGCTGTTGCGCCTGCTGGAGAAATACAGCGGCATGAAGGTGCACGATCCCTACCGGGTCCTGCTGGTCGACGACGATCCCGTCCTGCTGCGCATGCATACCCTGATCCTGGAGGAGGCCGGCATGGCCACCCAGGCGATCAGCGACCCTGTGCAGGCCCTGGAGGCGACCCACGCCTTCGGCCCGGAGCTGATCATCCTCGACCTTTATATGATCGGCTGCCAAGGCACCGAGCTGGCGGCCATCCTGCGCGACTGCGACCGCTTCAACGACGTGCCGATCATCTTCCTGTCGAGCGAGGATCAGCCGGTCAAGCAGCTGGAGGCCATGACCACCGGTGGCGATGCCTTCCTGGCCAAACCGGTCGATCCGGAACAGCTGGTCAACCTGATCAACCAGCGCATCCAGCATGCCCGGCAGCTGCGCCTGATCTCCCGGCAGCTCGACAGCGCGATGCGCGAGGTCGATGCCCGCCAACGCGCCCTGGACGAGCACGCCATCGTCAGCATCACCGACCATCTGGGCAACATCATCTATGCCAATGCCAAGTTCTGCGAGATCAGCGGCTACCGCCAGGACGAGCTGATCGGCCAGAACCACCGGCTGATCAAGTCCGGACTGCACGACCAGGCCTTCTACGATGAGATGTGGGCGACCATCGCCCAGGGCCACATCTGGCATGGCGTGGTGGCCAACCGGCGCAAGGACGGTCAGGTCTACTGGGTGGCCAGCACCATCGTCCCCTTCATGGGCGAAGACGGCCTGCCCGCGCGCTATATCTCCATCCGCACCGACATCACCCAGCTCATGGAGATCGAAAAGGCCCTGCGCGAGAGCGAAGACCGCCTGCGCCTGAGCCAGATCTTCGCCAACATCGGCACCTGGGACTGGGACATCCAGACTGGCGATCTCTATTGGTCAGACCGCATTGCGCCTTTGTTCGGCTACGACGATCTGGTGGAGACCAACTACCAGAACTTCCTCAACGCGGTCCATCCGGATGACCGGCAGGCGGTCACCGACGCGGTGAACGCCTGTCTCGAGCACGACACGCCGTACGACATCGAGCACCGGGTGGTCTGGCCCAGCGGTGAGATCCGCTGGCTGCTCGAGCGCGGCGCGGTCAAGCGCGACAAGGACGGCAACCCCCTGCACATGCTGGGCGTGGTGCAGGACATCACCGCCCGCAAGCAGGCCGAGCTCGCCCTGCAGGAGAGCGAGCAGCGCCTGCGCGAGGCCCAGCGCATCGCCCAGATCGGCCACTGGACGCTGGATGTCGCCAGCGGCCGTCTGCACTGGTCGGACGAGATCTATCGCATCTTCGGGCACGAGCCCGGCGAGTTCGAGCCCAGCTACGAGCGCTTTTTCGAGGCCGTGCATCCGGACGACGTGCTGCTGGTCAAGGCCTCGGAGGCCAGGGCGCTGCAGCACGAAGGCGGTCACAGCATCGACCATCGCATCGTCCTGCCCAACGGCTGCGTGCGCTGGGTGCATGAGGAGGCCCACGCCAGCTTCGGGCCGGACGGCCAGCCGATTCAGTTGAGCGGCACGGTGCAGGACATCACGGCGCGCAAGGAAGTCGAGGCCGAACTGCAGCTGGCCAAGCAGGAGGCCGAACGGGCCAACCTGGCCAAGTCCGAGTTCCTCTCCAGCATGAGCCATGAGTTGCGCACGCCGCTCAATGCCATCCTCGGTTTCACCCAGCTGCTGGAGATCGACGACAACCTGACCGCGGAGCAGCGCGACAACATCAAGGAGATCGTCAATGCCGGCAAACATCTGCTCAGCTTGATCGGCGAGGTGCTCGACCTGGCCAAGATCGAGGCCGGCCGGATGACATTGTCGATCGAGGCCATCCACCTCGACGATCTGCTGCAGTCCTGCCTGTCGATCATCCAGCCCATGGCCTGGAAGCGCGGCATCGCCATCCAGGCCGACTTCGACCGCAACCGCTTCAAGACAGTCATGGCTGATCACACCCGGCTCAAGCAGGTGCTGATGAACCTCTTGAGCAACGCCATCAAGTACAACCGCGACGGCGGCCAGATCGAGGTGAACTGGAGCCCTGCCGGCAACAGCATGTTCCGGGTCTCGGTGCGCGACACCGGTCCCGGCATCGGGCCCGAGCGGCTGAAGGACATGTTCCAGCCCTTCAGTCGGCTGGGGGCGGAGAACACCGCGGTCGAGGGTACCGGCATCGGTCTGGTCATCAGCAAGCGCCTGATGGAGGCCATGCACGGCCGGATCGGCGTGGACAGCCAGGAGGGAGTCGGCAGCACCTTCTGGATCGAGATTCCTGTGGCGACCAGCGACCTGTCCGTGATCAACGGTTCGACCGAGCAGCTCCAGCAGCACACCGTACCGCAGACCGGCGAGCACACCGTGCTCTATGTCGAGGACAACCCGGCCAACCTCAAACTGATGGTCAACCTGCTGGCGAAATGGCCGACCGTGCGCCTGCTCACCGCCCATACCGGCGCGCTCGGCATCGAGATGGCCAAGAGCTATCGGCCTGATTTGATCCTGCTCGATATCAACCTGCCGGAACTCGACGGCTACGGGGTGCTGCGCGAATTGAGGCATGCGGCCGAAACCCGTGATATTCCGGTCGTCGCCCTGACCGCCAATGCCATGCCCAAGGACATCGAGCGTGGCAAGGCGGCAGGCTTCCAGGAATACCTGACCAAGCCGCTGGATATCTCGAATTTCTACGCTGTGCTCGGCCGATTGCTGACCTAG